From the genome of Pukyongia salina, one region includes:
- a CDS encoding RNA polymerase sigma factor, producing the protein MEQPDQLIHAMQAGDEAAFSKLYGMYSEALFGIIYGIVGDREVAEEALQDAFVKIWNNSASYSPGKGRFFTWILNIARNTAIDKTRSKAFKNSRKNLSTTNFVDILASSDNLNKKTNAIGIKKYVDALKPACIKIIELLFFKGFTQTDAAKELDIPLGTLKTRNRNCINELRAIVLG; encoded by the coding sequence ATGGAACAACCAGATCAACTTATTCATGCCATGCAGGCCGGTGATGAAGCGGCTTTTTCAAAATTGTATGGCATGTATTCTGAAGCACTGTTCGGGATTATATACGGCATCGTGGGCGATCGGGAAGTTGCCGAAGAAGCGTTACAGGATGCATTTGTTAAGATCTGGAATAATTCGGCAAGCTATTCACCCGGCAAAGGCCGATTCTTTACATGGATCCTCAATATTGCCAGGAATACCGCTATAGACAAAACCAGATCCAAGGCTTTTAAGAATAGCAGGAAAAACCTCTCAACCACTAATTTCGTAGATATACTGGCGTCTAGCGATAACCTGAACAAGAAAACCAATGCCATTGGGATTAAGAAGTATGTGGATGCATTAAAACCAGCTTGCATTAAGATCATCGAACTACTGTTTTTTAAAGGTTTTACGCAGACTGATGCCGCCAAGGAGCTGGATATACCCCTGGGAACCTTAAAAACAAGAAATCGCAACTGTATAAATGAACTAAGAGCAATTGTACTAGGATAA